Proteins from one Myxococcus stipitatus genomic window:
- the vgrG gene encoding type VI secretion system tip protein VgrG yields the protein MTTPSPLTNEGALTTFVIKSNGERIPTTCQVVSVDTWLSVNKLPRARLVLFDGQASTGTFPLSAADTFLPGAKVSIAAGYDGENTVVFEGVVCRQGLEIDTSSGSKLVVELTDAALKMTLERKSGFFEKLKDSELIAKLLSRNGLSGDVEATTVVHEEILQYYATDWDLMVTRAQLNGLLVMANGGRVVVAKPDTSKAPVLAVKYGESILDLQTEMDATTQLASSAIKGVSWDAETQKLLEAGPGSVPVQEQGNVTSARLAEVFGAKKVALQTGAELQTGDLQTWASAELLKSKLSKIRGTVRFHGSALARVGAMLELGGLGPRFNGVAFMSGVHHHIEDGVWLTSVDFGLSARWYTAETQDIAAPDASGQLPPIKGLQTGIVKQVAKDPDGEFRVLVGLPLFQEPSQGVWARLGTFYASSGVGALFYPEVDDEVVVGFMNEDPRAPVILGAVYGKKHATPSPPAPENTRKAIVTRSKLELSFDDEKKVVSVKTPGGHLLELDDASGAITVKDSNGNSLVLGKSGVTLDSAKDLKVSAKGNVSVAAGGNLSLEATGNVTVKGVQVTQTASMKFSASGSTQAELTSSGVLTVRGSLVKIN from the coding sequence ATGACGACGCCCTCGCCGCTGACGAACGAGGGGGCGCTGACCACCTTCGTCATCAAGTCCAACGGGGAGCGCATCCCCACCACGTGTCAGGTCGTCTCCGTGGACACGTGGCTCTCGGTCAACAAGCTGCCGCGCGCGCGCCTCGTCCTCTTCGACGGGCAGGCGTCCACCGGCACCTTCCCGCTCAGCGCCGCCGACACGTTCCTGCCCGGGGCGAAGGTGAGCATCGCCGCCGGCTACGACGGCGAGAACACCGTCGTCTTCGAGGGCGTGGTGTGCCGGCAGGGCCTGGAGATCGACACCTCGTCGGGGTCGAAGCTGGTGGTGGAGCTGACCGACGCGGCGCTGAAGATGACGCTGGAGCGCAAGAGCGGCTTCTTCGAGAAGCTGAAGGACAGCGAGCTCATCGCGAAGCTGCTGTCGCGCAACGGGCTGTCGGGCGACGTGGAGGCCACCACCGTCGTCCACGAGGAGATCCTCCAGTACTACGCCACCGACTGGGACCTGATGGTGACGCGCGCGCAGCTCAACGGCCTGCTGGTGATGGCGAACGGTGGCCGGGTGGTGGTGGCGAAGCCGGACACCTCGAAGGCGCCGGTGCTGGCGGTGAAGTACGGCGAGTCCATCCTCGACCTGCAGACGGAGATGGACGCCACCACGCAGCTGGCGTCCTCGGCCATCAAGGGCGTGAGCTGGGACGCGGAGACCCAGAAGCTGCTGGAGGCGGGGCCGGGTTCGGTCCCCGTCCAGGAGCAGGGCAACGTGACGTCCGCCAGGCTGGCGGAGGTCTTCGGCGCGAAGAAGGTCGCGCTCCAGACGGGCGCGGAGCTCCAGACGGGCGACCTCCAGACGTGGGCGTCCGCGGAGCTGCTCAAGTCGAAGCTGTCGAAGATTCGCGGCACGGTGCGGTTCCATGGCAGCGCGCTGGCGCGCGTGGGCGCCATGCTCGAGCTGGGCGGGCTGGGGCCGCGCTTCAACGGCGTGGCCTTCATGAGCGGCGTGCACCACCACATCGAGGACGGGGTGTGGTTGACGTCCGTGGACTTCGGCCTGTCCGCGCGCTGGTACACCGCCGAGACGCAGGACATCGCCGCGCCGGACGCCTCCGGGCAGCTGCCCCCCATCAAGGGCCTGCAGACGGGCATCGTGAAGCAGGTGGCGAAGGACCCGGATGGCGAGTTCCGGGTGCTGGTGGGGCTGCCGCTGTTCCAGGAGCCGAGCCAGGGCGTCTGGGCGCGGCTGGGGACCTTCTACGCCTCCAGCGGCGTGGGCGCGTTGTTCTACCCGGAGGTGGACGACGAGGTGGTGGTGGGCTTCATGAACGAGGACCCGCGCGCCCCCGTCATCCTCGGCGCGGTGTACGGCAAGAAGCACGCGACGCCATCTCCGCCCGCCCCTGAGAACACCCGCAAGGCCATCGTCACCCGCAGCAAGCTGGAGCTGTCCTTCGACGACGAGAAGAAGGTCGTCTCCGTGAAAACCCCTGGTGGCCACCTGTTGGAGCTGGATGACGCCTCCGGCGCCATCACCGTCAAGGACAGCAACGGCAACAGCCTGGTGCTGGGCAAGAGCGGCGTCACGCTGGACAGCGCCAAGGACCTGAAGGTGAGCGCCAAGGGGAACGTGTCGGTGGCCGCGGGCGGGAACCTGTCGCTGGAGGCCACCGGCAACGTGACGGTGAAGGGCGTGCAGGTGACGCAGACCGCGTCGATGAAGTTCTCCGCCAGCGGAAGCACGCAGGCCGAGCTGACCTCCAGCGGCGTGCTCACCGTGCGCGGCTCGCTGGTGAAGATCAACTGA
- a CDS encoding PAAR domain-containing protein produces the protein MPPAARLTDFHQCPLSTPAVPAPIPHVGGPIAGPGAPTVLIGGLPAAKVGDVAVCVGPPDAIAKGSTTVQVMGLPAARLGDKTVHGGTILMGLPTVQIGG, from the coding sequence ATGCCTCCCGCCGCACGCCTCACCGACTTCCACCAGTGTCCGCTGTCCACGCCCGCGGTGCCCGCGCCCATCCCCCACGTCGGAGGGCCCATCGCGGGGCCGGGCGCCCCCACCGTCCTCATCGGCGGGCTGCCGGCCGCCAAGGTCGGCGACGTGGCCGTCTGCGTGGGCCCTCCCGACGCCATCGCCAAGGGCTCCACCACCGTGCAGGTGATGGGGCTGCCGGCCGCGCGGCTGGGGGACAAGACGGTGCACGGCGGCACCATCCTCATGGGTCTGCCCACCGTGCAGATTGGAGGCTGA
- a CDS encoding GPW/gp25 family protein — MASRTPSFLGTGWSFPPTFSRALGGVAMVSDDVDIRESLWVLLSTSLGERVMLPTYGCELRQMVFRGINTTLTRQLQDYVQQAILYWEPRITVESVTVQQTASLEGQLTIDIAYVITQTNTRSNLVYPFYLDQGSIPVQGP, encoded by the coding sequence ATGGCCTCTCGGACGCCTTCATTCCTCGGGACCGGCTGGAGCTTTCCTCCCACGTTCTCCCGCGCCCTGGGCGGCGTGGCCATGGTCAGCGACGACGTGGACATCCGCGAGAGCCTGTGGGTGCTGCTGTCCACGTCGCTCGGCGAGCGCGTCATGCTCCCCACCTACGGGTGCGAGCTGCGGCAGATGGTGTTCCGCGGCATCAACACCACGCTGACTCGGCAGCTCCAGGACTACGTCCAGCAGGCCATCCTCTACTGGGAGCCGCGCATCACCGTGGAGTCGGTGACGGTGCAACAGACGGCCTCGTTGGAGGGGCAGCTCACCATCGACATCGCCTACGTCATCACCCAGACCAACACGCGCAGCAACCTCGTCTACCCCTTCTATCTCGACCAGGGGAGCATCCCCGTCCAGGGGCCCTGA